A window of the Coprobacter fastidiosus genome harbors these coding sequences:
- a CDS encoding sensor histidine kinase, with amino-acid sequence MMPDTPKKKSLQLIIHLLGWGIVFGIPLFFFERNSTADYIDRYLRFISAPVSLMIIFYFNYCYLIDKFLFRKQTREYLLSNIVLIAFVTLCLHFWHELHIPGAMPPNPPKHFQVRKFDGILFFLTRDIIPLILATGMSVAIKMTNRWIQSENEIRELEKSRTEAELKNLRNQLNPHFLFNTLNNIYSLIALSPEKAQQAIMDLSKLLRYVLYDNSPEFVPLQKEMEFVRNYVELMRLRLTDNTEIKISLPQSASSGTLIAPLLFISLIENAFKHGVSNSQPSFIHINISEYSDQRIVCTIENSYFPKNETDKSGSGIGLDNLRKRLELLYPGRYLLNIEQTDDKYISALILFTHTEEE; translated from the coding sequence ATGATGCCGGACACACCTAAAAAAAAATCTTTGCAATTAATCATACACCTTCTCGGATGGGGTATCGTATTCGGGATTCCTTTATTTTTTTTCGAAAGGAACTCGACCGCCGATTACATAGATCGTTATCTGCGATTTATCTCCGCACCGGTATCATTGATGATCATTTTTTATTTCAACTATTGCTATCTGATCGATAAATTTTTATTCAGAAAACAAACACGGGAATATCTGCTTTCAAATATCGTACTCATTGCATTCGTAACCTTATGCCTGCACTTCTGGCACGAACTGCATATTCCGGGAGCAATGCCTCCAAATCCTCCTAAACACTTTCAGGTAAGAAAATTTGACGGTATATTATTTTTCCTTACTCGGGACATAATTCCGTTAATTTTAGCAACCGGAATGAGTGTCGCCATAAAAATGACCAACCGCTGGATACAATCCGAAAATGAAATCAGAGAACTCGAAAAAAGCCGTACTGAAGCAGAATTAAAAAATTTAAGGAATCAGCTCAATCCTCATTTCTTATTTAATACCCTGAATAATATTTATTCTCTGATCGCTTTATCTCCGGAAAAGGCGCAACAGGCGATTATGGATTTAAGTAAATTACTCCGTTACGTATTATATGACAACAGCCCCGAATTCGTACCGCTCCAAAAAGAAATGGAATTTGTGCGTAATTACGTAGAATTGATGCGTTTGAGACTGACCGACAATACTGAAATAAAAATTTCTTTGCCCCAATCGGCAAGTTCGGGAACGTTGATCGCACCTCTTTTGTTTATCTCCCTGATCGAGAATGCTTTCAAACACGGAGTCAGCAACTCCCAACCATCTTTCATACATATCAACATAAGCGAATACAGCGACCAACGCATCGTCTGTACGATCGAGAACAGTTACTTTCCCAAAAACGAAACCGATAAAAGCGGCTCGGGAATAGGACTCGACAATTTGCGTAAAAGATTGGAACTACTCTATCCGGGACGTTATCTTCTGAATATTGAACAGACAGATGACAAATATATTTCTGCATTGATATTATTCACCCATACTGAAGAAGAATGA
- the ccsA gene encoding cytochrome c biogenesis protein CcsA produces MKKSIRCLSFFTSYKLMLILLALYAVLLAAATFIESRYGSSAARAVVYNNVLFYLLQLLLIINFVGISLKVHLWRHRKYGVIIFHWAFAVVLAGALITRIWGYEGIIHIREGEQTSRMLTHQCYISGVAESKGHSVNFEFPVEINSLFTQPFSEIISLEDKKIRIRLDKVKYSSLQNGDHLLEMSLRVGNDERTVFLSGKDYQVGEPENVKVGNVDISIAYGSVFKTLPFTIRLQDFRLIRYPGSHSPSSFESDLILISGGTVREEKIYMNRVVYEQNYRLYQSSYDTDEQGTVLSVNNDTFGTSVTYIGYAMLLLGMISIFAHKDSRFRILNRKLTVLTGNRKTIGLSFLLFFSVSVSAQEITIRDLQKSALPMSLADRWGQLQIQNPSGRIEPVDTYTASLLRKIYRKNSFHGLTSEQVVLGFIFDAVYWNSVPVIRQTNSELHKLLGTTGREIAFNDLFENDGTYKLAKFVENIYMKPVSSRSRLEKDILKLDEKVNILYGLQQGKMFALFPCPGDKNGKWVSAGDDLSAFSGKDSLFVSKIMLWYSDESIRSYATGNWETPSDIVGMIDVYQQARSQVQIMTQKRLKAELFYNKANLFFVSAVGYVLSGILLLTAILYFQSKPSRWCKWTVRFCIGTIISFFFLQTCGIGLRWYISGQAPWSNAYESMIYIGWATLLAGLLFARRSSLVLALAAFFAGVILFVADLNWMDPEITPLVPVLKSYWLMIHVAVITASYGFFGMSFLIGVLTMFFIVRNNKSAEIRKLRIINEMSLHIGVCLLVAGTFLGAVWANESWGRYWGWDPKETWALITLVVYAMIIHARFVPKLRSDYAFSVMSVYGLLAVLMTYFGVNYYLTGLHAYGSGDVPPAVDIIGLVYLVITVLAVIAARKRIADSLSN; encoded by the coding sequence ATGAAAAAAAGTATCCGTTGTTTATCCTTTTTTACCTCTTATAAATTGATGCTGATATTATTGGCGTTATATGCCGTATTATTGGCTGCTGCGACATTTATCGAAAGTCGTTACGGATCTTCGGCAGCTCGTGCGGTTGTGTATAACAATGTCCTGTTCTATCTCTTACAACTGCTTTTAATCATAAATTTTGTCGGGATTTCATTGAAAGTACATTTATGGAGGCATCGGAAATATGGGGTTATTATATTTCATTGGGCTTTTGCTGTCGTGTTAGCCGGAGCGTTGATCACCCGCATTTGGGGATATGAAGGGATTATACATATTCGGGAGGGAGAACAAACGTCCCGGATGTTAACACACCAGTGTTACATTTCCGGTGTAGCCGAGAGTAAAGGGCATTCTGTAAATTTTGAATTTCCGGTAGAGATCAACTCATTGTTTACGCAGCCTTTTTCTGAAATAATCAGTTTGGAAGATAAGAAAATCCGTATCAGACTTGATAAAGTAAAATATTCATCGTTGCAAAATGGCGATCATTTATTGGAAATGTCTTTGAGAGTCGGAAATGATGAACGTACGGTCTTTTTGTCGGGGAAAGATTATCAGGTCGGCGAGCCGGAGAATGTAAAAGTCGGAAATGTCGACATATCCATTGCTTATGGTTCTGTTTTCAAGACGTTACCGTTTACGATTCGTCTTCAGGATTTCAGATTGATTCGCTATCCGGGTTCACATAGTCCTTCTTCTTTTGAGAGTGATTTGATCCTTATTTCAGGAGGTACGGTTCGGGAAGAAAAGATATACATGAATAGAGTTGTATATGAACAGAACTATCGTTTGTATCAATCATCTTATGATACCGATGAACAGGGAACTGTTCTTTCGGTAAATAATGATACGTTCGGTACATCTGTAACATATATTGGGTATGCCATGTTGTTATTGGGTATGATTTCGATTTTTGCACATAAGGATTCTCGTTTCAGAATTCTGAACAGGAAATTGACTGTTCTTACCGGAAATAGAAAAACAATTGGTTTGTCTTTTTTGTTGTTTTTCTCTGTTTCTGTATCTGCACAGGAGATTACGATAAGAGATTTGCAGAAGAGTGCACTTCCCATGTCTCTTGCCGATCGGTGGGGGCAGTTGCAAATACAGAATCCGTCGGGACGTATAGAGCCTGTCGATACTTATACTGCCTCATTATTGAGAAAAATATATCGTAAAAATTCATTTCACGGATTGACTTCCGAGCAGGTCGTGTTAGGTTTTATTTTCGATGCTGTTTATTGGAATAGTGTACCTGTTATTCGTCAGACGAATTCGGAATTGCACAAGTTGCTTGGGACGACAGGAAGGGAGATCGCTTTTAATGATTTGTTTGAAAATGATGGTACATATAAGCTTGCAAAATTTGTAGAGAATATATATATGAAGCCGGTATCGTCTCGCTCTCGGCTTGAAAAAGATATTTTGAAGTTGGATGAAAAAGTAAATATATTGTATGGCTTGCAACAGGGGAAAATGTTTGCCTTGTTTCCGTGCCCGGGTGATAAAAACGGTAAATGGGTTTCTGCAGGAGATGATCTTTCCGCTTTTTCTGGGAAAGATTCTTTGTTTGTGTCTAAAATTATGTTGTGGTATAGTGACGAATCGATTCGCTCTTATGCAACCGGTAATTGGGAAACCCCGTCCGATATTGTCGGAATGATAGATGTCTATCAGCAAGCCCGGAGTCAAGTACAGATAATGACACAAAAACGACTGAAAGCCGAATTGTTCTATAATAAAGCGAATCTGTTTTTCGTTTCGGCTGTAGGTTATGTGTTATCCGGAATTTTGTTGTTGACGGCTATATTATATTTTCAGTCTAAGCCTTCTCGTTGGTGTAAATGGACTGTTCGTTTTTGCATCGGTACGATTATTTCATTTTTCTTTTTGCAGACATGCGGAATCGGATTGCGTTGGTATATCTCGGGACAAGCTCCTTGGTCTAATGCTTATGAGTCTATGATTTATATCGGTTGGGCTACACTTTTGGCCGGTTTGCTGTTTGCTCGTCGTTCGAGTTTGGTTTTGGCGCTTGCCGCTTTTTTTGCGGGGGTTATCCTTTTTGTTGCCGATCTGAATTGGATGGACCCGGAAATTACTCCGTTAGTTCCTGTCTTAAAATCCTATTGGCTCATGATTCATGTGGCTGTGATTACGGCAAGTTACGGTTTTTTTGGCATGAGTTTTCTGATCGGGGTGCTGACGATGTTTTTTATTGTGCGGAATAATAAGTCGGCAGAAATAAGAAAACTGCGTATTATTAACGAAATGTCATTGCATATCGGTGTTTGTTTGCTTGTTGCAGGTACGTTTTTGGGAGCGGTTTGGGCAAACGAATCGTGGGGGCGTTATTGGGGCTGGGATCCCAAGGAGACATGGGCTTTAATAACACTTGTCGTGTATGCAATGATTATTCATGCTCGTTTTGTGCCGAAATTGCGTAGCGATTATGCATTCAGCGTGATGTCTGTTTATGGGTTATTGGCGGTATTGATGACCTATTTCGGAGTCAATTATTATCTTACCGGATTGCATGCATACGGAAGCGGCGATGTTCCGCCGGCCGTGGATATTATCGGACTGGTTTATCTGGTAATAACGGTTTTAGCCGTTATTGCTGCGAGAAAGAGAATAGCGGACTCTTTATCAAATTGA
- a CDS encoding LytR/AlgR family response regulator transcription factor — protein sequence MILNCYIIDDEPLAIRLLESYVDKTPFLRLQGSCTNAVTALADLSERPVDLLFLDIQMPELNGLEFSKIIGDRCRIIFTTAFEQYAVDSYRVNALDYLLKPIAYPDFLNACEKACQWYELTDNTARKKEELKSIFIKTDYKLVQIELDKILYVEGLKDYVKIYVENEPHPILSLMSLKSLEDVLPSDRFIRVHRSFIVQTDKIKIIERNRIVFGKQYIPISDSYKSNFQAMINQRSITGKS from the coding sequence ATGATACTGAACTGTTACATAATCGATGACGAACCTCTGGCTATACGACTATTAGAATCGTATGTCGATAAGACTCCATTTTTACGCCTGCAAGGTTCTTGTACTAATGCTGTTACCGCATTGGCCGATCTATCGGAAAGACCGGTTGACTTACTTTTTCTGGATATACAAATGCCTGAATTGAACGGTCTCGAATTTTCAAAAATCATCGGGGACAGATGCCGGATTATTTTCACCACAGCTTTCGAACAATATGCCGTAGACAGTTACCGGGTAAATGCTCTGGATTACCTTTTAAAACCTATTGCTTACCCTGATTTTCTGAATGCTTGTGAGAAAGCTTGCCAATGGTATGAACTTACGGATAACACCGCTCGGAAAAAAGAAGAATTAAAATCAATATTCATTAAAACAGACTATAAGCTGGTACAAATAGAATTAGATAAAATTTTATACGTGGAAGGCCTCAAGGACTATGTAAAAATCTATGTCGAGAACGAACCTCACCCTATTCTCTCTTTAATGAGTTTAAAATCGCTGGAAGATGTTCTCCCTTCAGATCGTTTCATCCGTGTACATCGATCTTTTATCGTACAAACAGACAAAATCAAGATTATCGAACGAAATCGGATCGTTTTCGGGAAACAATACATTCCGATTTCCGATTCATACAAAAGTAATTTTCAGGCAATGATCAACCAACGGTCAATAACCGGAAAATCCTAA
- a CDS encoding ABC transporter permease: MNVTNLLKIALRALANNKLRAFLTMLGIIIGVASVITMLAIGQGSKKSIQTQIAEMGSNMIMIHPGAEMRGGVRQDPSAMQTLKLDDFKSLQDETNFLSAVSPNVSSSGQLINGANNYPSSVTGVSPEYLEIRQLSIENGTMFTNADIQSSAKVCVIGKTIVDNLFPDGSDPIGKVIRFNKIPFKVVGVLKSKGYNSMGMDQDDVVLAPYTTVMKRLLAVTYLQGIFASALTEDMTDNATEEITAILRKNHKLKESDDDDFTIRSQQELSTMLNTTTDLMTTLLACIAGISLVVGGIGIMNIMYVSVTERTREIGLRMSVGARGIDILSQFLIEAILISITGGIIGILIGIGASFAVKNIAHWPIYIQSWSVLLSFAVCTITGVFFGWYPAQKASNLDPIDAIRYE; this comes from the coding sequence ATGAACGTAACCAATCTATTAAAAATAGCCTTGCGTGCGCTTGCAAACAACAAACTGCGGGCTTTCCTTACCATGTTGGGAATCATTATCGGTGTTGCATCGGTTATCACGATGCTCGCCATAGGACAAGGATCAAAAAAAAGTATTCAAACTCAGATCGCAGAAATGGGGTCTAACATGATCATGATACATCCCGGTGCAGAAATGCGGGGCGGTGTACGTCAAGATCCTTCAGCCATGCAGACTCTGAAACTGGATGATTTCAAATCTTTACAAGATGAAACAAATTTTTTGTCGGCTGTCAGTCCGAACGTATCATCTTCCGGTCAATTGATAAACGGAGCAAACAATTATCCATCATCCGTAACCGGAGTCAGCCCCGAATATCTCGAAATACGGCAACTCTCCATAGAAAACGGAACGATGTTCACAAACGCTGACATACAAAGCTCCGCCAAAGTCTGCGTGATCGGAAAAACAATAGTCGATAACCTCTTCCCCGACGGAAGCGATCCTATCGGGAAAGTAATCCGTTTTAACAAAATCCCGTTCAAAGTAGTCGGTGTTCTAAAATCTAAAGGGTATAACAGTATGGGGATGGACCAAGACGATGTCGTACTTGCCCCTTATACGACTGTCATGAAAAGATTACTCGCAGTTACTTATCTGCAAGGAATCTTCGCTTCGGCCCTCACAGAAGACATGACTGATAATGCAACAGAAGAAATTACTGCGATTTTAAGAAAAAATCATAAACTGAAAGAGTCCGATGACGACGACTTTACTATCCGGTCTCAACAGGAATTGAGTACAATGCTGAATACTACGACCGATTTGATGACGACACTTCTTGCATGTATCGCCGGAATATCTTTAGTTGTAGGCGGTATAGGAATTATGAACATCATGTATGTATCGGTCACCGAACGTACACGTGAAATAGGTTTGCGTATGAGTGTCGGAGCAAGAGGCATCGATATCCTAAGCCAGTTTTTGATCGAAGCTATCTTAATCAGTATTACAGGAGGTATTATCGGAATATTGATCGGTATCGGAGCATCTTTTGCCGTAAAAAATATTGCACACTGGCCTATATACATACAAAGCTGGAGTGTACTGCTCTCTTTTGCCGTATGTACTATAACCGGAGTATTTTTCGGATGGTATCCGGCGCAAAAAGCATCTAACCTCGATCCGATAGATGCTATACGATACGAATAA
- a CDS encoding ABC transporter ATP-binding protein — MKKVIELQNIRRNFQVGDEIVHALRGISFTIYEGEFVTIMGTSGSGKSTLLNTLGCLDTPTSGEYFLDGISVRTMSKSARAILRNRKIGFVFQNYNLLPKTTAVENVELPLMYNPDINSAERKKRAIKALQDVGLGNRLEHKSNQMSGGQMQRVAIARALVNNPAVILADEATGNLDSRTSFEILVLFQQLHAEGRTIIFVTHNPDLIQYSSRNIRLRDGKVIEDSINKNIMSAAEALAAMPKPEDDE; from the coding sequence ATGAAAAAAGTAATCGAATTACAAAATATAAGAAGAAATTTCCAAGTCGGAGATGAAATCGTCCACGCTCTTCGGGGTATATCGTTTACGATTTATGAAGGTGAATTCGTAACGATTATGGGAACATCCGGATCTGGTAAATCAACACTGCTCAATACATTAGGGTGTCTCGATACTCCAACAAGCGGTGAATATTTTCTGGATGGCATATCCGTGCGCACGATGAGCAAATCGGCACGTGCAATATTAAGAAACAGAAAAATCGGCTTCGTATTCCAGAATTACAATCTTTTACCCAAAACAACAGCCGTAGAGAATGTAGAGCTCCCGCTGATGTATAATCCTGACATCAATAGTGCAGAAAGAAAAAAAAGAGCGATAAAAGCTTTACAAGATGTTGGATTGGGAAACCGCCTGGAACACAAATCGAACCAAATGTCCGGAGGCCAAATGCAACGTGTGGCTATCGCACGTGCATTGGTAAATAATCCGGCCGTAATTCTTGCCGATGAAGCAACCGGAAACCTTGATTCGAGAACATCTTTCGAGATTCTCGTACTCTTCCAGCAATTGCATGCCGAAGGGCGTACGATTATTTTCGTTACTCACAATCCGGATTTAATACAATACAGTAGCCGGAATATCCGATTACGGGACGGTAAAGTCATAGAAGACTCTATAAATAAAAATATCATGTCGGCAGCAGAAGCGTTAGCGGCTATGCCTAAACCCGAAGATGACGAATAA
- a CDS encoding efflux RND transporter periplasmic adaptor subunit, which produces MTKKKTVLIVIIIAIIGIVIWMLSNPSKKNEITFDTAIVTKRDISNSVTATGSIEPVTKVEVGTQVSGIIDKLYADYNSTVTKGQLIAEMDKVTLQSELDSKQAAYDGSKAEYEYQQKKYARSKTLYDKNLISDTEYEEAVYNYEKAKSTYQSQKAELAKAKRNLAYATITSPIDGVVISRDVEEGQTVAAGFETPTLFTIAADLTQMQVVADVDEADIGGVEEGQRVSFTVDAYPNDTFEGKVMQIRLGDESSSNSSSTSSTSTVVTYEVVISAQNPEYKLKPRLTANVTIYILDKKDVLSVPAKALRFTPEAPLINPDNKIIDCKAEHKIWTLEGNTFTAHPVKIGITNDIYTEILDGVTEGMEIVTEATIGQQTNPEIFIGESKEQNPFMPGPPGRNKKDKK; this is translated from the coding sequence ATAACAAAAAAGAAAACCGTCCTTATTGTCATAATCATAGCGATCATAGGAATAGTTATATGGATGTTAAGTAACCCATCCAAAAAGAACGAAATAACATTCGATACGGCAATTGTAACAAAACGAGACATATCGAACTCGGTAACAGCAACGGGAAGTATAGAGCCCGTTACCAAGGTAGAAGTCGGTACTCAAGTATCCGGAATCATCGATAAGTTATATGCAGATTATAACTCAACAGTAACCAAAGGGCAACTAATCGCCGAAATGGACAAAGTTACTTTGCAAAGCGAACTCGACTCTAAACAAGCGGCTTATGACGGAAGTAAAGCTGAATATGAATATCAACAGAAGAAATATGCCCGTAGCAAAACTTTATATGACAAGAATCTGATCAGTGATACCGAATATGAAGAGGCTGTCTATAACTATGAAAAAGCAAAAAGTACTTATCAAAGTCAAAAAGCAGAGCTGGCAAAAGCAAAACGAAATCTTGCCTATGCAACCATCACATCACCTATCGACGGTGTCGTAATAAGCCGTGATGTTGAAGAAGGTCAAACCGTAGCCGCCGGATTCGAAACTCCTACCCTCTTCACGATCGCTGCAGACCTGACCCAAATGCAAGTAGTTGCAGATGTCGATGAGGCAGATATAGGCGGTGTTGAAGAAGGTCAACGAGTAAGTTTTACCGTAGATGCATATCCCAATGATACATTCGAAGGAAAAGTTATGCAAATACGCTTGGGAGATGAGAGCAGTTCAAACAGTAGCAGCACCTCTTCTACATCGACCGTCGTTACTTATGAAGTAGTTATTTCAGCCCAAAATCCGGAATACAAACTAAAACCTAGATTAACAGCAAACGTAACAATCTATATCCTCGATAAAAAAGATGTACTTAGTGTTCCGGCAAAAGCTCTTCGATTTACTCCGGAAGCTCCGTTGATCAATCCAGACAATAAAATCATCGATTGTAAGGCAGAACATAAAATATGGACACTCGAAGGAAACACCTTTACCGCCCACCCTGTAAAGATCGGTATTACGAATGACATATACACAGAGATTCTCGACGGCGTTACGGAAGGAATGGAAATCGTTACAGAAGCAACGATAGGACAACAAACTAATCCTGAAATTTTTATAGGGGAATCTAAAGAACAAAATCCATTCATGCCTGGCCCTCCGGGAAGAAATAAAAAAGATAAAAAATAA
- a CDS encoding DMT family transporter, translated as MSASKYKGHIAILTANIIWGLNSPISKTVLNSGDISPFALTTFRMVGAAAAFWLVSLFTKRENVPPKDLAMLFFAALCGIVFNQGVFIFGLSMTSPIDASIVSTTAPIITMIIAAFYLKEPITNKKVSGIFLGAVGALMLIISGQSTNVSSGENKIAGDLLCLFAQASVATYFVIFKDLISRYSPITLMKWMFMYASMCYIPFSYHDIATIQYEELPVSLYSEIAFVVLAATFLSYMFIPIAQKTLRPTVISMYNYVQPIVASLIAIIVGLDTFTLVKAIAITLVFVGVYVVTQSKSKAQMDAEKIQKEKERESI; from the coding sequence ATGTCAGCAAGTAAATATAAAGGGCATATAGCAATACTCACGGCTAATATCATCTGGGGACTCAATTCTCCTATTTCCAAAACAGTTTTGAATAGTGGAGATATCTCACCTTTTGCTCTCACAACATTTCGTATGGTAGGAGCTGCTGCGGCATTCTGGTTGGTCTCCCTCTTCACGAAAAGAGAAAATGTTCCTCCTAAAGATCTGGCCATGTTATTTTTTGCCGCCTTATGCGGAATCGTATTTAATCAGGGAGTATTCATTTTCGGACTTTCTATGACCTCTCCCATCGATGCCTCCATCGTATCGACAACAGCTCCGATTATTACTATGATCATTGCTGCTTTCTATTTGAAAGAACCTATTACCAACAAAAAAGTATCCGGTATATTTTTGGGTGCCGTTGGAGCACTTATGCTAATAATCAGCGGACAAAGTACAAACGTATCTTCAGGAGAAAACAAAATAGCAGGTGATCTGCTCTGTCTGTTTGCACAAGCCTCTGTCGCCACCTATTTCGTTATTTTCAAAGACCTTATCAGTCGTTACTCACCGATAACCTTGATGAAATGGATGTTTATGTACGCCAGTATGTGTTATATACCGTTCTCTTACCATGATATTGCAACAATACAGTATGAGGAACTACCCGTTTCTCTTTATTCTGAAATCGCATTTGTCGTCTTGGCAGCAACATTTTTATCGTACATGTTTATTCCCATTGCTCAAAAGACTCTACGACCTACCGTCATCAGCATGTATAATTACGTTCAACCTATCGTAGCTTCACTAATTGCCATAATAGTAGGCCTGGATACATTTACTCTCGTTAAAGCCATCGCCATCACATTAGTATTTGTCGGCGTATATGTCGTAACCCAGAGTAAATCGAAAGCTCAGATGGATGCAGAGAAAATACAGAAAGAAAAAGAAAGAGAATCAATTTGA
- a CDS encoding RNA polymerase sigma factor produces the protein MKLRDPKMCNAGFEQLVLMYRESLYWHIRRLVVSNEDAEDILQESLIKAYRSLDEFRGESRLFTWLYRIATNESLQFLRRKKLSFTPYEEVSDMLIRTLYAENNTDADELLLRFQEAILRLPEKQRVVFNLRYYDELSYEEISRITGQSVATLKTGYHYAVEKVKKYMVNSQI, from the coding sequence ATGAAGTTGCGTGACCCGAAAATGTGTAATGCAGGGTTTGAACAACTGGTCTTGATGTATCGTGAATCTCTGTATTGGCACATACGGCGTTTGGTTGTATCGAATGAGGATGCGGAGGATATTTTGCAGGAATCATTGATAAAGGCATACCGGTCTTTAGATGAATTTAGAGGTGAAAGTCGTTTATTTACTTGGCTCTATCGGATTGCGACAAATGAAAGTTTGCAATTTTTACGCCGTAAGAAGTTATCTTTTACACCGTATGAAGAGGTCAGTGATATGCTGATACGAACGCTTTATGCCGAAAATAATACAGATGCAGATGAATTATTATTGAGATTTCAAGAGGCGATTTTGCGTTTGCCTGAAAAACAACGGGTTGTTTTTAATTTGAGATATTATGATGAACTGAGCTATGAAGAGATAAGTCGTATTACAGGACAATCGGTGGCAACATTGAAAACCGGCTACCATTACGCTGTGGAAAAAGTAAAAAAATATATGGTAAATAGTCAGATATGA
- a CDS encoding TolC family protein: MNYYRIGIFVFCFCTGGLRLLSAQEKPQEWTLKNCIDYALTQNIQLKKSKIALESSQVDSKSARAKLFPSLSFGSTQQYINTPFPEGNSLDNYVVTGSKGSSKNSYTGNYSLRSSMTLYNGGKLRNNIKSSKLQEQVQQYSVEEEIDNIETSITESFLQILYAQESVKINEETVALSKLQCERGKALLEAGSISQSDYAQLESQYSSDKYQLVLSQTTLESNIQTLKQLLEMDMTETLSISTPILEAHDVLTPLPGKEEVYQSALNFIPSIQSGKLGIDIAKLEHKNAKAGYYPTLDLSASVGTGHISGSDSNFGQQMKNKLNESIGLTLSIPIFSNRENKSAVEKAKLQISEAELEYLNAQKELQKTIEDIYLDATSSQAQYAAAIEQVKASKTSYNLAQEQFNLGMKNTVELLTEKNNFLSAQQEMLQAKYMAILNAQLLRFYQGKEITL; the protein is encoded by the coding sequence ATGAATTATTATCGTATCGGAATTTTCGTGTTTTGTTTCTGTACAGGAGGATTACGGTTATTATCTGCTCAAGAAAAACCTCAAGAGTGGACTTTAAAAAACTGCATAGACTATGCACTGACACAAAACATTCAACTCAAAAAAAGTAAAATCGCATTAGAAAGCAGCCAGGTAGACAGCAAATCTGCCCGAGCCAAATTGTTCCCGTCTCTTTCATTCGGGTCAACTCAACAGTATATAAATACACCTTTTCCCGAAGGTAACAGTTTAGATAATTACGTAGTTACCGGGAGTAAAGGCAGTAGCAAAAACTCATACACCGGAAACTATTCTCTTCGATCATCGATGACCTTGTATAATGGAGGAAAATTGCGAAATAACATCAAGTCTTCCAAACTACAAGAACAAGTACAACAATATTCGGTAGAAGAAGAAATCGATAATATCGAAACTTCTATTACCGAAAGTTTTTTACAAATACTATATGCACAAGAGTCTGTAAAAATCAATGAAGAAACCGTAGCTCTTTCAAAACTACAATGCGAACGTGGAAAGGCTCTATTGGAAGCCGGTTCTATTTCTCAAAGCGACTATGCCCAATTAGAATCACAATACAGCTCGGATAAATACCAACTCGTACTTTCACAAACGACTCTGGAAAGCAACATACAGACGTTAAAACAACTTCTGGAAATGGATATGACAGAAACTCTGAGTATTTCTACTCCGATTCTCGAAGCACATGACGTCCTGACACCATTACCCGGAAAAGAGGAAGTTTACCAATCGGCTTTAAATTTTATTCCCAGCATACAAAGCGGAAAACTCGGAATAGATATTGCCAAACTGGAACACAAAAATGCCAAAGCCGGATACTATCCCACTTTAGATTTGTCAGCAAGTGTCGGTACGGGCCATATTTCTGGCAGTGATTCTAATTTCGGACAACAAATGAAAAATAAATTGAACGAAAGTATCGGACTCACTCTAAGCATACCGATCTTCAGTAACAGAGAAAATAAATCGGCGGTAGAAAAAGCTAAATTACAAATTTCTGAAGCTGAATTGGAATACCTTAACGCTCAAAAAGAACTTCAAAAAACAATAGAAGATATTTACCTGGACGCAACTTCATCTCAAGCTCAATATGCAGCCGCCATAGAACAAGTAAAAGCATCAAAAACCAGTTACAATCTGGCACAAGAACAATTCAATTTAGGAATGAAGAATACGGTAGAATTGCTCACTGAAAAAAATAATTTTCTTTCAGCACAGCAAGAAATGTTACAAGCCAAATATATGGCTATTCTAAATGCTCAGTTATTAAGATTCTACCAAGGCAAAGAAATAACTCTTTAA
- the rd gene encoding rubredoxin: MKYRCVVCDWIYDPELGDPDGRIEPGTSFEELPDDWVCPVCGVGKEDFEPVEE; the protein is encoded by the coding sequence ATGAAGTACAGATGTGTCGTATGCGATTGGATCTATGATCCGGAATTAGGTGACCCGGATGGCAGAATAGAACCCGGAACTTCCTTCGAAGAATTACCCGATGATTGGGTATGCCCGGTCTGCGGTGTCGGAAAAGAAGATTTTGAACCCGTAGAAGAATAG